In Glycine soja cultivar W05 chromosome 10, ASM419377v2, whole genome shotgun sequence, the genomic stretch ATAGTATATTGTTGCTATTTTTCtgactgatatatatatatatatatatatatgaagattgCTAAtattctcttttccatttttcttctttgtggAAAAAATTTCAGTTGGGGATCTATGGTGAAGATCCACACATGGATGCTGCCAAGAAGATAGGTAAGATTGAgagtaatataataatatataattggattttgtgttatatataaattgtaatgtTCTTTTCACTTattcaaagaaaattttgaacttTTATGCCCTTTTATTCTCTTTCACAATCTTCCCAACTTGGGTGAAGAATTATgcttatgtatgaatttaattatatatatatggtgcAGATTGCGGTGGCAAGTGCAATTCCAGGTGCAGTAAGGCTAGGAGGCAAAAAATGTGCATTAGGGCATGCAATAGTTGCTGCAAGAAGTGCAGGTGCGTGCCACCCGGCACTTC encodes the following:
- the LOC114369419 gene encoding gibberellin-regulated protein 2-like, producing the protein MAISKSTVVVVILCFILIQELGIYGEDPHMDAAKKIDCGGKCNSRCSKARRQKMCIRACNSCCKKCRCVPPGTSGNRDLCPCYARLTTHGGKLKCP